A window from Leifsonia shinshuensis encodes these proteins:
- a CDS encoding CDP-alcohol phosphatidyltransferase family protein: MEGGSAVVSSRVWTVPNVLSFFRLALVPVFLWLIVAGEDGLALLVLVVSSITDFLDGWLARRLHQVSRLGQLLDPAADRLYIFAALIGLCWREVIPWWLFLVIIARDVMLAVLGVILANHGFGPLPVHHLGKVATFCLFVALPLLMLGEAFAPIAPFSLPLGWAFALWGAFLYWWAGVVYIRETARVIRLPADDRGAPSDTLDRKEVDGA; the protein is encoded by the coding sequence GTGGAGGGTGGCAGCGCGGTCGTGAGTTCGCGGGTCTGGACGGTCCCGAACGTCCTCAGCTTCTTCCGCCTCGCACTGGTCCCGGTCTTCCTGTGGCTCATCGTGGCGGGGGAGGACGGGCTCGCCCTGCTCGTGCTCGTCGTCTCCAGCATCACCGACTTCCTCGACGGCTGGCTGGCCCGGCGGCTGCACCAGGTGTCCCGGCTCGGGCAGCTGCTCGACCCGGCCGCCGACCGGCTCTACATCTTCGCGGCCCTGATCGGCCTCTGCTGGCGCGAGGTCATCCCCTGGTGGCTGTTCCTCGTGATCATCGCGCGGGATGTGATGCTCGCCGTCCTCGGTGTCATCCTGGCCAACCACGGCTTCGGCCCGCTCCCCGTGCACCACCTCGGGAAAGTGGCCACGTTCTGCCTGTTCGTGGCCCTCCCGCTGCTGATGCTGGGGGAGGCGTTCGCCCCGATCGCGCCGTTCTCGCTGCCCCTCGGCTGGGCCTTCGCGCTGTGGGGCGCCTTCCTCTACTGGTGGGCCGGAGTGGTCTACATCCGGGAGACCGCGCGCGTCATCCGACTTCCGGCCGATGACAGGGGCGCTCCATCGGATACGCTGGACCGCAAGGAGGTTGACGGTGCCTGA
- a CDS encoding DUF72 domain-containing protein has protein sequence MALARIGISGWTYAPWRGVFYPPKLPHRLELEYASERLDSIEINGSFYSLQRPSSYRTWAEHTPEEFVFAVKGGRYITHILRLKNARTAVANFFASGVLALGPKLGPLLWQLPPTLQFDAESVDAFLGMLPRTTTEAAALAGETTLDEDRTHTAAGAERPLRHAVEVRHTSFDVPEFAELARRHGVAIVLADTAGRYPVIRTLTADFAYIRLHGDEELYTSGYTDESLDRWAAELGEVLENGMDVYAYFDNDVKVRAPYDAMGLRDRLAAWTPRPHALGDAH, from the coding sequence ATGGCGCTCGCGCGCATCGGGATCTCGGGATGGACGTACGCGCCGTGGCGCGGCGTCTTCTACCCGCCCAAGCTGCCGCACCGGCTCGAGCTGGAGTACGCATCCGAGCGGCTGGACTCCATCGAGATCAACGGTTCCTTCTACTCGCTGCAGCGCCCCTCCAGCTACCGCACCTGGGCCGAGCACACCCCCGAGGAGTTCGTGTTCGCGGTCAAGGGCGGCCGCTACATCACGCACATCCTGCGACTGAAGAACGCGCGGACCGCCGTCGCCAACTTCTTCGCGTCCGGAGTGCTGGCGCTGGGACCCAAGCTTGGCCCGCTGCTCTGGCAGCTGCCGCCGACCCTGCAGTTCGACGCGGAGTCGGTCGACGCGTTCCTCGGGATGCTGCCGCGCACCACCACCGAGGCCGCGGCGCTGGCCGGGGAGACCACCCTCGACGAGGACCGGACGCACACGGCCGCCGGCGCCGAACGGCCGCTGCGGCACGCGGTCGAGGTGCGCCACACCTCCTTCGACGTCCCGGAGTTCGCCGAGCTCGCCCGCCGCCACGGCGTCGCGATCGTGCTCGCCGACACCGCCGGGCGCTATCCCGTGATCCGCACGCTGACCGCGGACTTCGCGTACATCCGCCTGCACGGGGACGAGGAGCTCTACACCAGCGGCTACACCGACGAGTCCCTCGACCGCTGGGCCGCGGAGCTCGGAGAGGTGCTGGAGAACGGGATGGACGTCTACGCCTACTTCGACAACGACGTGAAGGTCCGGGCGCCCTACGACGCCATGGGACTGCGCGACCGGCTCGCCGCCTGGACGCCCCGTCCACACGCGCTGGGAGACGCTCACTAG
- a CDS encoding S4 domain-containing protein produces the protein MPGTPAAGPQGASSSVRVDSWAWAVRLFKTRSAASDACKAGHLKVNGERAKPATPVRVGDEVRAFAGGTEHIYIARRLIVKRVGAAIAADCFEDRTPPPPPRTETPATVTRERGAGRPTKRERRLLDQLRGR, from the coding sequence GTGCCCGGCACACCGGCGGCGGGCCCGCAGGGCGCGAGCTCCAGCGTCCGCGTCGACTCCTGGGCGTGGGCCGTCCGCCTGTTCAAGACGCGGTCGGCGGCGTCGGATGCGTGCAAGGCCGGCCACCTCAAGGTCAACGGCGAGCGGGCGAAGCCGGCCACGCCGGTCCGCGTCGGCGACGAGGTCCGCGCCTTCGCCGGCGGCACCGAGCACATCTACATCGCGCGGCGCCTCATCGTGAAGCGCGTCGGGGCGGCGATCGCGGCGGACTGCTTCGAGGACCGCACCCCGCCTCCGCCGCCGCGCACCGAGACCCCGGCGACCGTCACCCGCGAGCGCGGCGCCGGCCGGCCCACCAAGCGGGAACGCCGGCTGCTGGACCAGCTCCGGGGCCGCTGA
- a CDS encoding VOC family protein, producing MVTPLDIFSGFSVNDLAAAKSFYGETLGLRISDGPMGNLDLELPAGGLVFIYPKDDHVPATFTILNLVVDDIDRAVDDLNAKGVATAIYDDPALPTDAKGVLRGRSQNRGPDIAWFRDPAGNVLSVLQE from the coding sequence ATGGTCACCCCACTCGACATCTTCAGCGGCTTCAGCGTGAACGACCTCGCCGCGGCGAAGTCCTTCTACGGCGAGACGCTCGGTCTCCGCATCTCCGACGGCCCCATGGGCAACCTCGACCTCGAGCTCCCCGCCGGTGGTCTCGTGTTCATCTACCCGAAGGACGACCACGTGCCCGCGACCTTCACGATCCTCAACCTCGTGGTCGACGACATCGACCGGGCGGTGGACGACCTCAACGCGAAGGGCGTCGCCACCGCGATCTACGACGACCCGGCGCTGCCGACCGACGCCAAGGGCGTGCTCCGCGGCCGGTCGCAGAACCGCGGCCCCGACATCGCCTGGTTCCGCGACCCCGCGGGCAACGTGCTCTCGGTCCTGCAGGAGTGA
- a CDS encoding DnaJ domain-containing protein: protein MSDSPASPTPYEVLGVRPDVSHDDLRRAYRRLLRETHPDTGGTAAAFQAVQHAWELIGDPEDRARYDRGESITVDAVAGDSAGGGFSATVHTSRAGSGGPSVRARSYGHPGGRARERFLGLMREWMGRGTDDRDPYDPALVRSAPLEIRRLLAEALAEEATARAVTGLGIGFTIWNDVAVHPSTDAKLDHIVLGPAGLFAVRSADWGAPVKLAKGDLVGPGIAPDEEPFHDLYHAAKSFGRQAGVRFTGLIVVVPDADLDVPFDVIRRGRLNGAMVVRRSLLPRVLRDGANAAGRESVDRAFELRVRLQEAVRFV from the coding sequence ATGAGCGACTCACCGGCCTCGCCCACCCCGTACGAGGTGCTGGGCGTGCGCCCGGACGTCAGTCACGACGACCTCCGCCGTGCCTACCGTCGGCTGCTCCGCGAGACGCACCCGGACACCGGCGGCACCGCCGCCGCGTTCCAGGCCGTCCAGCACGCCTGGGAGCTCATCGGCGACCCCGAGGACCGCGCCCGGTACGACCGCGGCGAGAGCATCACGGTGGATGCGGTGGCCGGCGACTCGGCGGGCGGCGGTTTCAGCGCGACCGTGCACACCTCCCGCGCCGGCTCGGGCGGACCGTCCGTGCGCGCCCGCAGCTACGGGCACCCGGGCGGTCGCGCCCGCGAGCGCTTCCTCGGCCTCATGCGCGAGTGGATGGGGCGCGGCACCGACGACCGTGATCCGTACGACCCGGCGCTCGTGCGCTCCGCGCCGCTGGAGATCCGGCGGCTGCTGGCGGAGGCGCTCGCCGAGGAGGCGACGGCCCGGGCCGTCACCGGGCTCGGGATCGGCTTCACGATCTGGAACGACGTGGCCGTGCATCCCAGCACCGACGCCAAGCTCGACCACATCGTGCTCGGGCCGGCCGGGCTGTTCGCGGTCCGCTCCGCCGACTGGGGAGCACCGGTCAAGCTCGCGAAGGGCGACCTCGTCGGCCCCGGCATCGCGCCGGACGAGGAGCCGTTCCACGACCTCTACCACGCGGCGAAGAGCTTCGGCCGCCAGGCGGGCGTCCGCTTCACCGGCCTCATCGTCGTGGTGCCGGACGCCGACCTCGACGTGCCGTTCGACGTCATCCGCCGCGGCCGGCTGAACGGCGCCATGGTGGTCCGCCGCTCGCTGCTGCCGCGCGTGCTGCGCGACGGCGCGAACGCCGCCGGACGGGAGAGCGTCGACCGAGCGTTCGAACTGCGCGTGCGCCTCCAGGAGGCCGTGCGCTTCGTCTGA
- a CDS encoding glyoxalase superfamily protein encodes MTISDWRIELIILPVTDVDRAKAFYVDALGWNADHDQRVSPELRFVQVTPPGSACSIAFGQGLTDMTPGTMKGLQIVVPDADAALAHLTERGIEARGVADLAWGRFVDFADPDGNAWTLQQLPKRD; translated from the coding sequence ATGACCATCAGCGACTGGCGCATCGAGCTCATCATCCTCCCCGTCACCGACGTCGACCGGGCGAAGGCGTTCTACGTGGACGCGCTCGGCTGGAACGCGGACCACGACCAGCGGGTCTCGCCCGAGCTGCGCTTCGTGCAGGTGACCCCTCCCGGGTCGGCGTGCTCCATCGCCTTCGGCCAGGGGCTGACCGACATGACCCCGGGCACCATGAAGGGCCTGCAGATCGTGGTCCCGGATGCGGACGCCGCCCTCGCGCACCTCACCGAGCGCGGCATCGAGGCGCGCGGAGTCGCCGACCTCGCGTGGGGCCGCTTCGTCGACTTCGCCGACCCCGACGGCAACGCCTGGACGCTGCAGCAGCTTCCGAAGCGCGACTAG
- a CDS encoding prenyltransferase gives MAAHPPTREQVVTAVAPAPFRQLLLVSRPLSWINTAFPFAAAYLLTTGRIDVTFVVGTVFFLIPYNLAMYGINDVFDYESDLRNPRKGGAEGALLDRSSHRRTLIAAVVTTVPFVIYLVAVGSPLSWLVLAVSLFAVVAYSVKGLRFKEIPFLDSVTSSTHFVSPALYGLVLAGAVFTPGLWLVLLAFFLWGIGSHAFGAVQDVVPDREGGISSVATAIGAAATVRLAIAAWALAGVAMLFTPWPGPLAAVLALPYIATAAPFWSVPDERASEANRGWRRFLWINYACGFLVTLLLILYASLR, from the coding sequence GTGGCTGCTCACCCGCCGACGCGGGAGCAGGTCGTGACCGCCGTGGCTCCGGCCCCGTTCCGGCAGCTGCTGCTGGTCTCGCGCCCGCTCAGCTGGATCAACACGGCCTTCCCGTTCGCCGCCGCGTACCTGCTGACGACCGGCCGGATCGATGTCACCTTCGTCGTCGGCACGGTGTTCTTCCTCATCCCGTACAACCTGGCGATGTACGGGATCAACGACGTGTTCGACTATGAGTCCGACCTGCGCAACCCGCGCAAGGGCGGCGCGGAGGGCGCACTGCTCGACCGCTCCTCCCACCGGAGGACGCTGATCGCCGCCGTGGTCACCACGGTCCCCTTCGTGATCTACCTCGTCGCCGTCGGGTCGCCGCTCTCCTGGCTGGTGCTCGCCGTCTCGCTGTTCGCCGTCGTCGCGTACTCGGTGAAGGGCCTGCGGTTCAAGGAGATCCCGTTCCTCGACTCGGTGACCTCCAGCACCCACTTCGTGAGCCCCGCGCTGTACGGCCTGGTGCTCGCCGGCGCCGTGTTCACGCCCGGCCTCTGGCTGGTGCTGCTCGCGTTCTTCCTGTGGGGGATCGGCAGCCACGCCTTCGGTGCGGTCCAGGATGTCGTGCCCGACCGGGAGGGCGGCATCTCGTCCGTCGCGACCGCCATCGGAGCGGCGGCGACCGTCCGGCTGGCGATCGCCGCCTGGGCGCTCGCGGGCGTCGCGATGCTGTTCACGCCGTGGCCGGGCCCGCTGGCCGCGGTGCTCGCCCTGCCCTACATCGCGACGGCCGCCCCGTTCTGGTCGGTTCCGGACGAGCGGGCGAGCGAGGCGAACCGCGGCTGGCGGCGCTTCCTCTGGATCAACTACGCCTGCGGGTTCCTCGTCACGCTGCTGCTCATCCTGTACGCGTCGCTGCGCTGA
- a CDS encoding lycopene cyclase domain-containing protein: MTYLLLSLVFLLVAAAVLAVALALAPDRARLVRRWWAPVLIAGVVVLVLTAVFDNVMIVAGFMTYADAHIAGVKLGLVPVEDFAYPLAALLLLPALWLLTRRRGSRS; the protein is encoded by the coding sequence ATGACCTACCTCCTGCTCAGCCTGGTCTTCCTCCTCGTGGCGGCGGCCGTGCTGGCCGTCGCGCTCGCCCTGGCGCCGGACCGCGCCCGGCTGGTGCGCCGCTGGTGGGCCCCGGTCCTCATCGCTGGCGTCGTCGTGCTGGTGCTGACCGCCGTCTTCGATAACGTCATGATCGTGGCCGGATTCATGACCTACGCGGATGCGCACATCGCCGGCGTGAAGCTGGGGCTCGTCCCGGTGGAGGACTTCGCGTACCCGCTGGCGGCGCTCCTCCTGCTGCCCGCGCTGTGGCTGCTCACCCGCCGACGCGGGAGCAGGTCGTGA
- a CDS encoding lycopene cyclase domain-containing protein, with product MSIVYLACLLVALGAMVLLDARFRLVFWRDARRATIVLALGLVFFLAWDVAGIALGVFERGGSRFMTGIVVAPELPLEEVFFLLFLCYLTLVLIFGVRRLLDRPAPGSTDAVDASPVRRGSGG from the coding sequence GTGAGCATCGTCTACCTGGCGTGCCTCCTGGTCGCGCTGGGGGCGATGGTGCTGCTCGACGCGCGGTTCCGGCTGGTGTTCTGGCGGGATGCGCGGCGCGCGACCATCGTGCTGGCGCTGGGCCTGGTGTTCTTCCTGGCGTGGGATGTCGCGGGCATCGCCCTCGGCGTGTTCGAACGCGGCGGCTCCCGGTTCATGACCGGCATCGTCGTGGCGCCCGAGCTGCCGCTCGAGGAGGTCTTCTTCCTGCTCTTCCTCTGCTATCTGACGCTCGTGCTGATCTTCGGCGTCCGCCGGCTGCTCGACCGGCCCGCGCCCGGGAGCACCGACGCCGTCGACGCGTCGCCCGTCCGGCGGGGGAGCGGCGGATGA
- the crtI gene encoding phytoene desaturase family protein, giving the protein MTGQRVVVVGGGIAGLATAALLAREGYAVTMLEQNRTLGGRAGSWEHDGFRFDTGPSWYLMPEVFDHFFRLMGTSTAEQLDLVTLDPGYRVFSEDGRPPLDIRADGVANRAVFENEEPGAAAALDRYLAGAEDTYRMAVDRFLYSTFADLRPLFAPDLLRRLPRLARLLLEPLDRYAAGFVQDNRLRQVLGYPAVFLGTSPGKAPSMYHLMSHLDLDDGVRYPLGGFTELIDRIAALAEEAGARIVTGARVTAIRTAQDGKRAHARGVDYRDAAGAQHTLDADIVVSAADLHHTETQLLPPSLRTHPENAWERRDPGPGVVLAYLGVRGRLPQLTHHNLFFTTDWEANFQTIYGPDPGIPDPASLYVCMPSETDPEVAPEGYENLFVLIPVPADVSLGAGGMDGAGDRAIERAADAAIRQISAWAGIPDLADRIVLRRTVGPEDFASEFNAWRGGALGPAHTLRQSAFFRPGNASKKVDGLLYAGCSTIPGIGLPMCLISAELVVKRLRGDGSGGPLPEPLPTPQAERVS; this is encoded by the coding sequence ATGACCGGGCAGCGCGTCGTCGTCGTCGGCGGCGGCATCGCCGGCCTCGCGACCGCGGCGCTGCTCGCGCGCGAGGGCTACGCCGTCACCATGCTGGAGCAGAACCGCACGCTGGGTGGACGCGCGGGGTCCTGGGAGCACGACGGCTTCCGCTTCGACACAGGGCCCTCCTGGTACCTGATGCCGGAGGTCTTCGACCACTTCTTCCGGCTGATGGGCACCTCGACCGCCGAGCAGCTCGACCTGGTCACGCTCGACCCCGGATATCGCGTCTTCTCCGAGGACGGCCGCCCTCCGCTCGACATCCGCGCCGACGGCGTGGCCAACCGCGCCGTGTTCGAGAACGAGGAGCCGGGGGCCGCCGCGGCGCTCGACCGCTACCTGGCGGGCGCCGAGGACACGTACCGGATGGCGGTCGACCGCTTCCTCTACTCGACCTTCGCGGACCTGCGCCCGCTGTTCGCTCCCGACCTGCTCCGCCGGCTCCCGCGCCTGGCCCGGCTGCTGCTGGAGCCGCTCGACCGCTACGCGGCGGGCTTCGTCCAGGACAACCGCCTCCGCCAGGTGCTCGGCTACCCGGCCGTCTTCCTGGGCACCTCGCCCGGCAAGGCGCCGAGCATGTACCACCTGATGAGCCACCTCGACCTCGACGACGGCGTCCGCTACCCGCTGGGCGGCTTCACCGAGCTGATCGACCGTATCGCGGCACTGGCCGAGGAGGCCGGCGCCCGCATCGTCACGGGTGCGCGGGTCACGGCTATCCGCACCGCGCAGGACGGCAAGCGAGCCCATGCCCGCGGAGTGGACTACCGGGATGCGGCGGGCGCGCAGCACACGCTCGACGCCGACATCGTCGTCTCCGCCGCCGACCTGCACCACACCGAGACCCAGTTGCTCCCGCCGTCGCTGCGGACGCATCCGGAGAACGCGTGGGAGCGGCGCGACCCGGGCCCCGGCGTCGTGCTCGCGTACCTCGGCGTGCGCGGTCGGCTGCCGCAGCTGACGCACCACAACCTGTTCTTCACCACCGACTGGGAGGCCAACTTCCAGACGATCTACGGCCCCGACCCGGGCATCCCGGACCCGGCGTCCCTGTACGTCTGCATGCCGAGCGAGACCGACCCGGAGGTCGCCCCGGAGGGGTACGAGAACCTGTTCGTGCTCATCCCCGTGCCCGCCGATGTCTCGCTCGGCGCGGGCGGGATGGACGGCGCGGGCGACCGGGCGATCGAACGAGCCGCGGACGCCGCGATCCGGCAGATCTCCGCGTGGGCGGGCATCCCGGACCTCGCCGACCGCATTGTGCTGCGCCGCACCGTGGGCCCGGAGGACTTCGCCTCCGAGTTCAACGCGTGGCGCGGCGGTGCCCTCGGGCCTGCGCACACGCTGCGCCAGAGCGCCTTCTTCCGGCCCGGCAACGCCTCGAAGAAGGTCGACGGCCTGCTGTACGCCGGGTGCTCGACCATCCCCGGCATCGGCCTGCCGATGTGCCTGATCAGCGCGGAGCTCGTGGTCAAGCGGCTCCGCGGGGACGGCAGCGGCGGCCCGCTGCCCGAGCCGCTCCCGACGCCCCAGGCGGAGCGCGTGTCGTGA
- a CDS encoding squalene/phytoene synthase family protein: protein MTRAPEAPAGTPPTDLTTYTGAAHAGAATIIHAYSTSFGMATRLLSQRIRPQVEDVYALVRVADEIVDGAAAEAGLSVDDQRELLDALEADTERAMRTGYSANVVVHSFAVTARASGIGVDLTRPFFASMRRDLSPVDFSADELRDYVYGSAEVIGLMCLKVFLADAPVPDDVRLRLEAGARRLGAAFQKINFLRDLAVDWSELGRSYFPGIDPARLTERQKLALVVDIDCDLGAAADVIPELPGNCRRAITAAHGLFSELSDRIRATPASELLTRRVSVPTRVKLAILARATAAAAVPRGSASAGRVAAIVPASAARPEAHDAGPTS, encoded by the coding sequence ATGACTCGCGCACCGGAAGCCCCGGCGGGCACACCGCCGACCGACCTCACCACCTACACCGGTGCGGCGCACGCCGGTGCGGCCACCATCATCCACGCGTACTCGACCTCGTTCGGGATGGCCACCCGCCTGCTCTCGCAGCGCATCCGCCCGCAGGTCGAGGACGTCTACGCCCTCGTCCGGGTCGCCGACGAGATCGTCGACGGCGCCGCGGCCGAAGCCGGCCTCAGCGTCGACGACCAGCGCGAGCTGCTCGACGCCCTGGAGGCGGACACCGAGCGGGCGATGCGCACCGGTTACAGCGCCAACGTCGTGGTCCACTCGTTCGCCGTCACCGCCCGTGCGTCGGGCATCGGGGTCGACCTCACCCGTCCGTTCTTCGCCTCCATGCGCCGCGACCTCAGCCCGGTCGACTTCAGCGCGGACGAGCTGCGCGACTACGTCTACGGCTCCGCCGAGGTCATCGGGCTGATGTGCCTCAAGGTGTTCCTCGCCGACGCGCCCGTCCCGGACGACGTGCGGCTCCGGCTCGAGGCGGGCGCCCGGCGGTTGGGCGCGGCCTTCCAGAAGATCAACTTCCTGCGCGACCTCGCGGTCGACTGGTCGGAGCTCGGGCGCAGCTACTTCCCGGGCATCGACCCGGCTCGCCTGACCGAGCGGCAGAAGCTGGCGCTCGTCGTGGACATCGACTGCGACCTCGGGGCCGCCGCCGACGTCATCCCGGAGCTGCCGGGCAACTGCCGGCGCGCGATCACCGCGGCGCACGGCCTGTTCTCCGAGCTGAGCGACCGCATCCGCGCGACGCCCGCGTCCGAGCTGCTCACCCGCCGGGTGAGCGTGCCGACGCGGGTCAAGCTGGCCATCCTCGCCCGCGCCACCGCGGCCGCCGCCGTGCCGCGCGGTTCCGCGTCGGCGGGACGCGTCGCCGCCATCGTCCCCGCCTCGGCCGCCCGGCCGGAGGCGCACGACGCCGGGCCGACATCATGA
- a CDS encoding polyprenyl synthetase family protein: protein MTQLHPETRTPVERGLARGARTPAAASTIDAALAEVESRLSGFFAARISSAAAYAPAYRTLWESARDAADGGKRIRPRFVLTAFRGLGGTDDDAACTAAVAYELLHTAFLLHDDVIDGDTMRRGRPNVVGAFASDATSRGVESVRARRWGEAGAILAGDLLLHAAASVLARVDADEWTRERLLEILDHGVFVTAAGELADVALAERMGPESPSLDDVLAMTEHKTAAYSVAGPLMTGALLAGGGEDLLAPLAEYGRLVGIAFQLGDDLLGVFGSEDVTGKSIVSDLRQGKETSLIAFARGTARWEDVTPSLGRSDLAPHEAARLASVLEECGARAFVERLLADHVDRAIALLQSPSIPASLSQPLTDVARSCIGRIA from the coding sequence ATGACACAGCTGCACCCCGAAACACGGACTCCCGTCGAGCGCGGCCTGGCCCGCGGAGCGCGGACTCCCGCCGCGGCATCGACCATCGACGCGGCGCTCGCCGAGGTCGAATCCCGGCTCTCCGGATTCTTCGCCGCCCGCATCTCCTCCGCCGCCGCATACGCGCCCGCGTACCGCACGCTGTGGGAGAGCGCGCGCGACGCGGCCGACGGCGGCAAGCGCATCCGCCCCCGCTTCGTCCTCACCGCCTTCCGCGGACTCGGCGGCACCGACGACGACGCGGCCTGCACCGCCGCGGTCGCCTACGAACTGCTGCACACCGCCTTCCTGCTGCACGACGACGTCATCGACGGCGACACCATGCGGCGCGGGCGCCCCAACGTCGTCGGCGCGTTCGCCTCCGACGCCACGTCGCGCGGCGTGGAATCCGTCCGTGCCCGCCGCTGGGGCGAGGCCGGCGCCATCCTCGCCGGAGACCTGCTGCTGCACGCCGCCGCCTCGGTTCTCGCGCGCGTCGACGCCGACGAGTGGACGCGGGAGCGGCTGCTCGAGATCCTCGACCACGGCGTCTTCGTCACCGCGGCCGGCGAGCTGGCCGACGTGGCGCTCGCCGAGCGGATGGGGCCGGAGTCGCCGTCGCTGGACGACGTGCTGGCCATGACCGAGCACAAGACGGCCGCCTACTCCGTCGCCGGACCGCTCATGACCGGCGCGCTCCTGGCCGGCGGCGGCGAGGACCTCCTGGCGCCGCTCGCCGAGTACGGCCGCCTGGTCGGCATCGCCTTCCAGCTCGGCGACGACCTGCTCGGCGTCTTCGGCAGTGAGGACGTGACCGGCAAGAGCATCGTCAGCGACCTGCGCCAGGGCAAGGAGACCTCGCTCATCGCATTCGCGCGCGGCACCGCCCGCTGGGAGGACGTCACCCCGTCGCTCGGCCGCTCCGACCTCGCCCCGCACGAGGCCGCGCGTCTGGCGTCCGTGCTCGAGGAGTGCGGCGCCCGGGCGTTCGTCGAGCGCCTGCTGGCCGACCACGTCGACCGCGCCATCGCGCTGCTGCAGAGCCCATCCATCCCGGCCTCGCTATCGCAACCCCTGACCGACGTGGCACGCTCGTGTATCGGGAGGATCGCATGA
- a CDS encoding MarR family transcriptional regulator — translation MTPARDDAHSDARRISASLTDPRIIDPRQELVRHDDLSEEELAQIVRLLAAMREWRDADQRLSFASRTHMKLNETDMRALRYIIASMNSGVPVTAGALSDHLHISTASTTKLLDRLERAGHVERRPHPTDRRAVTVEITPETHREVRRTMGLQHARRFEVVRSLSPKDRETVTRFLQDLSATTLAQAAEPLAAEPLQEQPLPATPESTALPAAETAPDASRG, via the coding sequence ATGACTCCGGCCAGGGACGACGCGCACAGCGACGCTCGACGCATCTCCGCATCCCTCACCGACCCCCGGATCATCGACCCACGCCAGGAGCTCGTCCGGCACGACGACCTCAGCGAGGAGGAGCTGGCGCAGATCGTGCGGCTGCTCGCCGCGATGCGCGAGTGGCGCGACGCCGACCAGCGGCTGAGCTTCGCCTCCCGCACGCACATGAAGCTCAACGAGACCGACATGCGGGCGCTGCGCTACATCATCGCGTCGATGAACAGCGGGGTGCCCGTGACTGCCGGAGCGCTGTCCGACCACCTCCACATCTCCACCGCATCCACCACCAAGCTGCTGGACCGCCTGGAGCGGGCCGGGCACGTCGAGCGCCGGCCGCACCCGACCGACCGCCGCGCGGTCACCGTCGAGATCACGCCGGAGACGCACCGCGAGGTGCGCCGGACCATGGGCCTGCAGCACGCCCGCCGCTTCGAGGTGGTGCGCTCGCTCAGCCCGAAGGACCGCGAGACCGTCACCCGCTTCCTCCAGGACCTGAGCGCGACGACGCTGGCCCAAGCCGCGGAACCACTGGCGGCGGAACCGCTGCAGGAGCAGCCGCTTCCGGCTACGCCGGAGTCGACCGCTCTTCCGGCCGCGGAGACGGCTCCGGACGCGTCACGCGGCTAG